The region AGGGGTTGGAGGGTTATTACGGCAAATAGATGTTCTGTTAGAGCTGAAGCTTCTGCGTCAGCAGTTGGATTACCTACTAATAGTCCAAGACAACTTAAACATATACAGATTGATCTTGGCGACCTAGATAGCGTTCGCAATGGGGCTAAAAGTCTTCTAGAGGATTTGGAAAAGCCATTGGATGCTTTGGTTTGTAATGCGGCTGTATATCTTCCTCGTTTAAAAAAACCTTTGAGATCTCCCCAGGGATATGAAATATCAATGGCAACAAATCATTTTGGACATTTTTTATTAATTCAGTTACTTTTAGAAAATCTTAGTAAGTCTTCAAGACCAGTCTGGAAGGGAAGATCTTGGGGAGTGGAATCATCTCGAGTAGTTATCTTAGGAACTGTAACTGCTAACAATAAAGAACTTGGAGGAAAAATCCCAATACCAGCACCTGCTGATCTAGGAAATCTATCTGGCTTTGAAGAAGGATTTTGTGACCCTATATCAATGGCAAGTGGTAAAAAATTCAAACCAGGGAAAGCATATAAAGATAGTAAGTTATGCAATATGATTACAACCCAAGAATTACATAGGAGATTTAATTCTTCTCCAATTCTTTTTAGCTCTCTTTATCCTGGGTGTGTAGCTAATACCAGATTATTTAGAAATACTCCTAAACTCTTTCAGTGGTTGTTCCCCTGGTTTCAGAAATTAATAACTGGAGGTTTTGTAAGTGAAGCGCTTGCTGGGGACAGGGTAGCCCAAGTCGTTTCAGATCCTCAATTTGCTATTTCTGGCGTTCATTGGAGCTGGGGTAATAGACAGCGCAAAGACAGACAACAATTTTCCCAAGAATTGTCCGATCGAGTGACAGATCCAGTGACTTCTAGAAAAGTTTGGGAGTTATCTATGGAATTAGTTGGTCTGAAATAAACCTTTAACCAGTTCTTTAGTCAAATCCAAGTAGATCAAATATTTCACGGTCTTTTAAAGGTTCAGCCTCTAATGGTTCAACATTATCTATCATTTTTTGTGCTAACGAAAGATATTCATTTTGTACTTCGACTACGCCTTCTTCTTCTGCATCCATCTCGAAAATTGTGCACTTTTTAAGCCTTGATTTACGGATGGCATCTACGTTACGGAAATGAGCCATGGTCTTAAGACCTGTTCTTTCATTGAATTTCTCTATCTGATCTAATTCAGCAGAACGGTTTGCTATGACACCTCCTAGACGAACTTTATAATTTTTTGCTTTAGCATTTATTGCTGCGACGATGCGATTCATTGCAAAAATAGAATCAAAATCATTTGCCGTAACAATTAGACAGTAATTTGCATGTTGTAGCGGAGCGGCGAAACCACCGCATACAACATCACCAAGAACATCAAATATAACTACATCAGTATCTTCTAAAAGATGATGCTCTTTTAATAGTTTGACTGTTTGACCTGTGACATAGCCACCACATCCTGTACCCGCTGGAGGTCCACCACTTTCAACGCACATGACGCCATTGAAGCCTTTAAACATAAAGTCTTCAGGTCTTAGTTCTTCACTATGAAAATCTACTTCTTCAAGGATATCTATGACGGTAGGCACCATCTTGTGCGTAAGGGTAAAAGTGCTGTCATGCTTTGGATCACAACCAATTTGAAGAACTTTCTTCCCAAGTTTGGAAAATGCAGCTGATAAATTCGAAGATGTAGTTGATTTACCAATACCTCCTTTGCCATATACAGCAATAACAAGAGCTCCTTCCTGGATTTGTGCTTTTGGGTCTTGTTTTACTTGAACACTACCTTCACCATCCTCCTTACGAGTTATTGTCGAAGTCATTAATCTTTCTCTTTCAAAAGTCGTTGTTTATATTCTTGCAGCCAAATATCTCTTTAGGAAATGTTTGGCGAATTCGATACATTTAACATTAAAAATATATCTTCAAACGAGAATATACATACATTGCACGTTGTAGATACGTATTTTTACTCATGCTTTTAGTTTTCTTTATGGATAAAGAATTGCTCTTTAAGTGCTTTGTAGGCCACAATGTCGTTATTTATTGCAATAGCTAAAGTTACCGTAGCCAGACATTAGGTAACTAAAAAGTAACTAAATGCGAAAGAGATTAAGTGTTTGTTGACGGTTTACCCTTTTTAGATGCAGTTTGAGTATATACATGTATTAAATCTCTATGAGCGGTGCAACGCTCCTTAAAGAATCTGGTCCAAAAGAAGTCTTTTGCGGGCTAACTTCTATTGTTTGGCTTCATAGAAGAATGCCTGATGCTTTCTTCCTTGTTGTGGGTTCTAGAACCTGTGCTCATTTAATTCAAAGTGCAGCAGGCGTAATGATTTTTGCTGAACCGCGTTTTGGTACAGCTATTTTAGAAGAAAGAGATTTAGCTGGATTAGCTGATGCTCATGACGAGTTGAACCGAGTAGTTAAAAATCTTTTAGCTAGACGTCCCGAAATAAAAACTCTTTTTCTTGTTGGTTCTTGCCCAAGCGAAGTAATAAAAATAGATCTTTCAAGGGTTGCCGAAAATCTGAATATCGAACTTAAAGGTCAAGTAACAGTATTGAATTATTCTGGAAGTGGAATAGAAACAACTTTCACGCAAGGCGAAGACGGAGCCTTAAAGGCTTTGATTCCATTAATGCCTAAGAGTGATCAAAAGAAATTACTTTTAGTCGGTACTCTTGCTAATGCCGTGGAGGATCGGTTAATAAGTATTTTTAAGCGACTTGGAATAGATAACGTAGAAAGTTTTCCACCCAGGCAGTCAACAGAATTACCTTCAATTGGTCCTGAAACAAAAGTCCTTCTTACTCAACCCTATTTAACTGATACCGCAAGAGAGCTAAAAAATAAAGGTGCTGAAATAATTGAAGCTCCCTTTCCTCTAGGTGTTACTGGAAGCACATTGTGGATTCAGGCGGCTGCAAATTCATTTGGCATCGATAAATCAATTGTTGATTCAATATTAAATCCATTGATATCAAGAGCAAAGCAAGCTTTAGCTCCTCATGTTGAGAAACTTTCTGGTAAAAAACTCTTTCTTTTACCAGAATCTCAATTAGAAATTCCTCTCGCTAGATTTCTAAGTAATGAGTGTGGAATGGAGATTGTTGAAATAGGAACGCCTTATTTAAATAGAGATTTAATGAAAGCAGAAATAGACTTGCTACCTCCTGAATGTCGTATCGTCGAAGGTCAACACGTAGAGAAACAGTTAGACAGAGTAAGAGATAGTTCACCAGATCTTGTAGTTTGTGGAATGGGACTAGCTAATCCACTTGAGGCAGAGGGGATATCAACCAAATGGTCAATTGAAATGGTTTTCAGCCCAATTCACGGGATTGATCAAGCTTCTGATCTAGCAGAATTGTTCTCAAGGCCACTTCGTAGGCATGACATTTTAAAGCCAAAAACTCTTACATCAAATTAATCTTATGGAATTAACTCTCTGGACATACGAAGGACCTCCGCATATTGGAGCGATGAGGATAGCTACGTCGATGAAAAAACTACATTATGTTTTACATGCCCCTCAAGGGGATACTTACGCTGACCTTCTTTTCACTATGATTGAACGCCGCGGAAGTAGACCACCTGTAACTTATACAACTTTTCAAGCTAGAGATTTAGGCGGTGATACAGCAGAGCTTGTAAAAGGACATATAAAGGAAGCCGTAGACAGGTTTAAGCCAGAGACTCTTTTAGTTGGCGAAAGTTGTACAGCTGAATTAATTCAAGATCAGCCTGGATCATTAGCAAAAGGTATGGGCTTTGATATCCCAATTGTCAGCCTCGAATTACCTGCGTATAGCAAAAAGGAAAACTGGGGTGGATCTGAGACCTTTTATCAAATCGTAAGAACTTTACTCAAAGACCAATCGAATGAATCCAAGCATACGTGGCAGGAGGAAAAAAGAAGACCGAGAGTAAATTTACTTGGCCCAACTTTGCTTGGCTTTAGATGTCGAGATGATGTTTTAGAAATACAAAAATTACTTGGTCAGTACGGGATAGATGTCAATGTTGTAGCGCCATTAGGAGCATCACCGGCAGATATAATGCGAATCCCCAATGCTGATGTGAATGTTTGCCTCTATCCAGAAATAGCGGAGTCAACTTGTATTTGGCTTGAAAGAAATTTAAATATTCCTTTTACAACAACAGTTCCTCTTGGCGTCGGGGCAACCCAGGATTTCCTTAAAGAATTACATGAAGTTTTAGAGATGGAAATCCCTCAATCAGTAAACGAATCTAATAATTCAAAATTAACATGGTACTCGAATTCAGTGGATTCAAATTACTTAACAGGAAAAAGAGTCTTTATTTTTGGGGACGGAACACACGCTCTTGCTGCAGCAAGAATTGCTACTGAGGAACTTGGCTTTAAAGTTGTTGGCCTAGGAACTTATAGTCGTGAAATGGCTAGGAAAGTTCGTCCAGCCGCTAAGGCACTTGGCTTAGAGGCATTGATAACAAATGACTACTTAGAAGTTGAAGATGCGATAAAAGAAACATCTCCAGAGCTAGTCCTTGGTACACAAATGGAGCGACATAGTGCAAAAAGACTTGGCATACCATGTGCAGTAATCAGCACACCAATGCATGTGCAGGATGTACCTGCTCGATATAGCCCTCAGATGGGTTGGGAGGGGGCAAATGTCATTTTTGACGACTGGGTGCATCCCCTGATGATGGGACTCGAGGAACATTTAATTGGAATGTTTAAGCATGACTTTGAATTTGTTGACGGTCATCAAAGTCACTTAGGCCATTTAGGTGGAAAAGGAACTGAAAATATTAATCAAGGAGTTAAAACTACAATTTCGAATGATTCAACAAATACAAGTAATAATCCTATATGGACACATGAAGGTGAAAGAGAACTTTCGAAAATCCCATTTTTCGTTAGAGGTAAAGTAAGGAGAAATACAGAGAATTATGCGCGCCAAGCGGGATGTAGAGAAATCAACGAAGAAACTCTTTATGATGCTAAGGCTCATTATAAAGCCTAATTTGGTCATCCTAATTACGCCAATGAGAACTTTCTTGGCTTGATTTGATTAATCTCCAAACATTTCTTGATAACTTCTTAGCAATAAGACCACCTCTCTCAACTTTTGAGGAGCCTGGTCTAACGCCTAAAAGTTTTGATACTTCTGTAGTGCTTAGTGGGGCTCCTGTTTCTATAGCTAGAGAAGTTAGTTCAAGTCTTTGGCGCAGCTCATATGTATCACATTTTTCGTCTTCTTTTAACCAATTCAAGTCGGCAATACCTTTGTCAGATAATTTTTGCATAAGACTTAATGAGACTAAGCCAAGCGCTTGCTCCGGATTGATTTCAGCGTTTGAGTTATTGTTTTTCGGATCCTTTGGCTGAGGTAAAGACATTCTTCAATCAGATCTATTTATATTGAATTTATCGGCTTAAATTCAGCATGCAAGTCTAAATTGCTGGCTAAAAAGACAATCTTTGAGGTAGTATCCCGCCCATGACAAGATTCGCCACATTTGAAAATAATGAAAGGCGTCTAGGTGGCAGCCAGAGAGTTACTGGTGCAGAAGTAAATGAATATCTTGCTGACGATCCCAAAAGAGTCATAACAACTGACTCGGAAAAATCGTTAGTTGCTCGTCAAGCAAGTCATGTAAAACAAATTGAATTAAGAACATATGTATTCCTAGATTCTTTGCAACCTCAACTTGCGGCTTATATGGGAACTGCAAGTTCAGGCTTTTTACCCATACCTGGTGATGCTTGTCTTTGGATGGAGGTTTCTCCGGGAATGGCTGTGCACAGGGTTACAGATATCGCACTAAAAGCCAGCAATGTTCGATTAGGACAAATGATCGTTGAAAGGGCATTTGGATCACTTGCTCTTTATCACAGAGATCAGAGCACAGTTCTACATTCGGGAGATGTAGTTTTAGATGCAATAGGAAGCACAATTGATAGGAGAACTAATCCTCAAGTTACTTGGACTGAAGTTATTCGAGCTATTACTCCGGATCATGCTGTTTTAATTAATCGCCAAAATAGACGTGGCTCAATGATTCAATCCGGTATGAGTATGTTTATTCTTGAGACTGAACCAGCTGGATATGTTTTGATGGCTGCAAACGAGGCGGAGAAGGCATCAAATATCACAATTGTAGATGTGAAAGGAGTTGGCGCTTTTGGAAGACTCACTTTGGCGGGTAAAGAGGGTGACGTTGAGGAGGCTGCAGCGGCTGCGATGAGATCTATTGATCAAATAAATAGAAATTAATTATTTTTAATTCCTATAGCTTTCAAAAGGTAAGGAGCTAATTCTCTAGCTGCTTTCCCTCTGCTTCCATGTTTTGATAGTTGTGCATTATTTAATTCTCCATAAGTGCAATTAGTTTCACGAACCCAAAATAATGATTCAAATTCCCCATTTGGATAAGCAGGTTTTTTTAAAATTTCACCCCAGCAAATTCCTATTGTATTTTTGATTATCTCTCCACGGTTAGTGCAAAGCACCATTACGCTGCATACTTTTGCGCTTCTATAAGGACTGTCTCCAAGAGCAGTTAGAATCTTCTCTATCTTTTTTTCATTTGTTTCGGCAAGTCGCGCAGAAAAGATACCGGGAGCATTACCAAGAGAATCAATCTCAAGTCCAGAATCATCTGCAATAGTCCAACTGTTTGTTAATGCTGCTGCTGCTTTCGCTTTCAATATTGCATTGTCCAGGTAAGTTTTTCCTGTTTCTTCAACATCTAAAGAACTAGGTTGTTTTTTAACTTCAATTGGTAGCTGCCCAAGCATTGCCTCTATCTCGGCAACCTTCTTGGGATTACCACTAGCAATGGTTATTAGTGGTTTTTTCAAATGGAATAATTTAACTAGTCTTATATAGTCTTACAAGAAGAAGTCAAAAACAATAGTCGTTGAATTTTATAGATGATTTTGAGACAGTTTTTGGGCGAACATTCCAACCCTGACATAGCCAGGAAGCTGTCTCGTGGGTAAAAATAACTACATGAACTTGTTTACGCAATGCAATATCAGTATGTCCTGACTGTTGATCGAACAGTGTTACTCAACTGTCGTAGCAAGGGTGATAAGCTCAGCTTATGAATAAGACTAGAAACTGTAATCAGCGCTATTAGAAAATCCCCTTGACTAATTGCTCTTTGACGGGCCATTGTCCCTCCTGAACATTCCATCCCTTTACAGAAATAGGACATGGCTAGCGAAACAATGGGTATTGCTCTCGGCATGATCGAGACACGCGGATTAGTACCAGCTATTGAAGCTGCTGACGCGATGACCAAGGCAGCAGAAGTGCGCTTGATTGGTCGTGAGTTTGTTGGTGGTGGTTACGTTACAGTTTTAGTTCGCGGAGAAACTGGTGCTGTAAACGCAGCAGTTCGTGCAGGCGCAGACGCTTGTGAGCGTGTAGGTGACGGACTCGTTGCAGCTCACATCATTGCTCGTCCTCATCGTGAAGTTGAGCCAGCTTTGGGTAACGGTAACTTCTTAGGTCAGAAGGACTGAATTTTGACTAAGTCCTAAGAGGAGAGGACTTTTCAAATTTTCAACCTTCTAACTAATTAACAGGAGCTATCAATGGCTAAAAAGTATGATGCTGGAGTTAAGGAGTATAGAGATACTTACTTCACTCCTGATTACGTCCCCCTAGATACTGATCTACTAGCATGTTTTAAATGCACAGGTCAGGAAGGTGTACCAAAGGAAGAAGTTGCAGCAGCTGTTGCGGCTGAATCCTCTACAGGTACATGGTCAACAGTTTGGTCAGAATTACTTGTAGATCTTGAATTCTACAAAGGCCGCTGTTACCGCATTGAAGATGTCCCTGGTGACAAGGATGCCTTCTATGCATTTATTGCATATCCGTTAGACCTTTTTGAAGAAGGATCTATAACTAACGTTTTGACATCACTTGTTGGAAACGTCTTTGGTTTTAAAGCCTTGCGACATCTTCGTCTTGAAGATATTCGCTTCCCAATGGCATTTATCAAGACCTGCGGCGGACCACCTAGTGGAATCGTAGTTGAACGTGATCGTCTTAATAAATACGGTCGTCCATTACTTGGTTGTACTATTAAGCCAAAACTTGGTCTTTCAGGTAAAAACTACGGTCGTGTTGTTTACGAATGCCTTCGTGGCGGTCTTGACCTAACTAAAGATGATGAGAATATCAATTCTCAGCCATTCCAGCGTTGGAGAGAGCGTTTTGAATTTGTTGCTGAAGCTGTAAAGCTAGCTCAACAGGAGACTGGTGAAGTTAAAGGTCACTACCTGAATTGCACAGCAACTACTCCTGAAGAGATGTATAAGCGTGCTGAGTTCGCTAAAGAACTTGACATGCCAATCATCATGCATGACTACATCACTGGTGGTTTTACTGCTAATACTGGTCTTGCTAATTGGTGCCGTGAAAATGGCATGCTTCTTCATATTCACCGTGCTATGCATGCGGTTATCGACCGTCATCCTCAGCATGGTATCCACTTCAGAGTTCTTGCTAAGTGTTTGCGTCTATCTGGCGGAGATCAACTTCATACAGGAACAGTTGTTGGAAAACTAGAAGGAGACCGTCAAACAACTCTCGGTTATATCGATAACTTACGTGAATCCTTTGTTCCTGAAGACCGTACTCGCGGTAACTTCTTTGATCAAGATTGGGGTTCTATGCCTGGTGTATTTGCTGTGGCATCTGGTGGTATTCATGTTTGGCATATGCCAGCATTGCTTGCAATCTTTGGAGATGATTCATGTCTCCAGTTTGGAGGTGGTACTCATGGACACCCTTGGGGATCAGCTGCTGGTGCGGCTGCGAACCGAGTAGCTCTAGAAGCATGTGTGAAAGCGCGTAATGCAGGTAGAGAAATCGAAAAAGAAAGTCGCGATATCCTTCTAGAAGCTGCAAAGCATAGCCCTGAATTGGCAATTGCTCTTGAGACATGGAAGGAGATTAAGTTCGAATTCGATACAGTCGATAAACTCGACGTTCAGTAGAAAAGATAAAGAGGTGACATTTTAAGTTGCCTCTAACTTTCTTAAATTCATCAGTCGATATTTAAATCGACTTTCACTCATTCACTAACTTAAGTTCACCATGCCTTTCCAGAGCACAGTAGGTGACTATCAAACAGTCGCCACCCTGGAAACATTCGGCTTCTTACCGCCGATGACCCAGGACGAAATCTACGATCAAATCGCTTATATCATTGCTCAGGGTTGGAGCCCAGTTATTGAGCATGTTCAACCAAGTGGTTCAATGCAGACCTATTGGTCTTATTGGAAATTACCTTTCTTTGGTGAGAAAGATTTAAATTTGGTTGTTAGCGAGTTAGAAGCTTGCCATAGAGCATATCCTGACCATCATGTTCGTATCGTTGGATATGACGCATATACACAAAGTCAAGGTACTTGCTTTGTAGTTTTCCAAGGCCGCTAAATAATTAGGCTTTGATAAAATTAGCCTCAAAAATTTTTTGGGGCTAGTCATTCTTTAGAGAATTTTAATTTATTTTTTGTAACCTCTCCATTGGGTTGATATGGCAAAACAAACAAGTCGACAATTAGTTCTTGAACGCCGCCAGGCTCTAAGTCAAGGAGGTAAAAATGCTTCTGTTAAAGGCTCTACGGCTAATAGAGTGCGTTCTTCTGGTGATGCGAGAGCTACGAGGACAAACTCTGGTTTTGTGAAACCCAATAAATCTATGGCTAATTCAAATAATTCTTCCTCTCAACCAAGTACTAGTAGTTTTCAATTAAGTACTTCTGGTAGCTCAAGTAGTTCAAGATCATATAGAAGTTCTGTAGCACAACCAAGTCGTCAACTTGTTATTGCAAGAAGAGAAGCATTGTCACGTAGAGGAAAATCTGCAGATAATAGTAAAGATATAACTCGAGTTGATGTTGAGAGGAAAAAGGTTCAAAACTCTCCTTCTTATGAACCAAAAAAGGCTGAACATTGTTGTCCAGAATGTGAGCAAAAATCTTTACAGGAGACTAGTAATACAATTTCAAAGCCAGAAGTCAGCTTGAAATTAAATAAAAGAGCAAGTGATCACCGTTCAACTGTTAAAAGAAAAGCAATTACGAATTCAAGTAGAGCTTTTGTCCTGGCTCGAAGAGAAGCCTTATCAAAGCACGGTAAATCTGCTGGAAAACAACCAACAACAGCTGCATCTGTTGCGAGGCAAGGTAATCCAGATCTAACAACTAAGGAAATAGCTCAAAGAGTAAGAGAACTTAAAAGTAAAACTGGTGCAACTGGATCAAAACGTACTTCAGTAACTCGACCTTGTGGTCCCAATAAAAATGGTGCAAAGCAAAATGCTAGTGCTCCTGATGCTCATTGGAAAGTAGGAATGAGTGAGACCGCAACTGGTCAACTTGTTACTGGAACTCAAGCAAATAGATCTATAAAAACTACTGGTAATGAAGCAAGTACTTGCCGATCAATAACAGGTACTCAGTATCTTGGTTCAGAAGTTATTGATTCTTTCTGTAATGGTTCAAATACTCCTATAAGCCAGCCAGCAAAAGTAGGTGTTACGAATACAACTCATGGAAATTTAGTAACGGGTAACGAGGTTGGTAGATCAGAAAAAGTTACTGGTGATGAGCCTGGTACTTGTAAAAACCTTACTGGTACAGAATATATTTCTGCTAATCAATCCAATCAGTATTGCGGAGGAGTTAACCCTTCACCATCAAAAATTGGCTATAGCCAAACTATTGATGGTCAAAATGTCAGTGGAACTATGACAGGAAGGTCAGCTTTAGTTACCGGAAATGAAGCAGGATCAAATAAAGGTTTAACTGGCGATCAGTATTTAGGTTCTGATCCACTACCTTCTGGTAGACCAGCAGAAAAGGTTAGCTCATTAACTACAATTCGTGGGACCGGAGTAACTGGCACTGATGTCTCGAGAAAAGAGAATGTTACTGGCAATGAGGCTGGTAGTTGTAAGAATGTGACGGGAGATGAGTATGTGGGCTCTGGGCAATATGATGCTTTTTGTGGAAGCAAGCCTGCTCCTGATCCAGGAAAAGTTGGTCTAAGTATTACTAATAAAACTCAATCTGTTAGTGGAACTATGACAGGAAGATCGCAGCTTGTAACAGGAGATGAACCTGGTACTTGTAAAGCAGTAACAGGTACTCCCTATGCTGGACTGGAGCAAGCAAATCAGTGGTGTGATAAAGCAGCTTCTTCAGAGATAGAAGCTAGAACTCCTAGAAAAGTTGCTACTCCTGGAGCAAGATTGACTGGTCAGCAGCCAGGTATAGGTGGGAAAATGACAGGTGCTCATAAAGGTGCCTGTGAGCCTTTAACTGGAACTCCATATGTTGGCGGTGATCAATTGGTAGATAATTGTGGTTTATCAAATATTCCCGAAGGTTATGCTCACCAGGAAAATACTGAAAAAGCAGCTGCATGGACAAGTTTCAGCGTGAAATCTCCAGCAAGGCAAGCTCATATTCAAAATGAAATAAATGCAGGTGTAACAGGTACGAGCTACGAAGATAGCTCAAGAATTACTGGCCCATTCGACATGGCTGCAAATAAAGTGACTGGTACTGAACAATTTCGCTTTGACAGAAAACCATCAAATTCTCAGAATAATAAAGTTGATCAAATAGTCAATGAAGAAGCTAAGCAACGCCCAACCTCACAAATAACAGGAGAAGGACAATCTGCAGGATTGAATATAACTGGTGATGATTGGGCTAGAGGAGAACATGTCACTGGAACAGAAGGTGCCTCTGCTAAGCGTAGAAATCCTTCACGTCCAGGACCAATGAGTGCAATGAAAGCATCTGAATTAAAGAGAAACGAAGAAGTTCCTGAACCAGATTTCCTAATCACTGGCTCTAGTGGTAACACAAGGGATGGTCAACTGGTTACTTTCTCTGGTGGAGCAAGGGGTTAAAAAGTAGATGGCCTATCGTAATTTGGCCAAGAAATCTCTTCGTGGGCCAACAGCTCCTATGAAGAGATTTGTCGACCTAGAAAACCAGGGCTTGAATTCTGAAGTAATTAAGACTACTAATTCTTTCTCTGATGAAATAAAAACCATTAGCTCTTTTTCCAAGGATCATCCATTAACTAATTCTCAAGAAAATCAGAAGTTAAATCAATACGAAAAAAAGGTTAAAGGTCGATTTGATAATATTGTCCCTCTTCTAAAAAGAGTCTCTAGTCTTCAAAATGATTTGAATTTTGTAGAAAGAGCTCAAAAT is a window of Prochlorococcus marinus str. MIT 0917 DNA encoding:
- a CDS encoding CsoS2 family carboxysome shell protein, whose translation is MAKQTSRQLVLERRQALSQGGKNASVKGSTANRVRSSGDARATRTNSGFVKPNKSMANSNNSSSQPSTSSFQLSTSGSSSSSRSYRSSVAQPSRQLVIARREALSRRGKSADNSKDITRVDVERKKVQNSPSYEPKKAEHCCPECEQKSLQETSNTISKPEVSLKLNKRASDHRSTVKRKAITNSSRAFVLARREALSKHGKSAGKQPTTAASVARQGNPDLTTKEIAQRVRELKSKTGATGSKRTSVTRPCGPNKNGAKQNASAPDAHWKVGMSETATGQLVTGTQANRSIKTTGNEASTCRSITGTQYLGSEVIDSFCNGSNTPISQPAKVGVTNTTHGNLVTGNEVGRSEKVTGDEPGTCKNLTGTEYISANQSNQYCGGVNPSPSKIGYSQTIDGQNVSGTMTGRSALVTGNEAGSNKGLTGDQYLGSDPLPSGRPAEKVSSLTTIRGTGVTGTDVSRKENVTGNEAGSCKNVTGDEYVGSGQYDAFCGSKPAPDPGKVGLSITNKTQSVSGTMTGRSQLVTGDEPGTCKAVTGTPYAGLEQANQWCDKAASSEIEARTPRKVATPGARLTGQQPGIGGKMTGAHKGACEPLTGTPYVGGDQLVDNCGLSNIPEGYAHQENTEKAAAWTSFSVKSPARQAHIQNEINAGVTGTSYEDSSRITGPFDMAANKVTGTEQFRFDRKPSNSQNNKVDQIVNEEAKQRPTSQITGEGQSAGLNITGDDWARGEHVTGTEGASAKRRNPSRPGPMSAMKASELKRNEEVPEPDFLITGSSGNTRDGQLVTFSGGARG